Proteins encoded together in one Acanthochromis polyacanthus isolate Apoly-LR-REF ecotype Palm Island chromosome 12, KAUST_Apoly_ChrSc, whole genome shotgun sequence window:
- the LOC110948246 gene encoding zinc fingers and homeoboxes protein 1, which produces MSSRRKSTTPCMVLPSDVVEQEEVEEKAEKTKEEEAGEDEEGKVKEGAEEEPTADELGQAVVVVPAPPESDEPSVSTGDDSEAISPSLKRSATNPPEDPSSDQPIEEQQSDAPEEAGADPAAVSAISLSKTPIMRMKTKSEPKRIAVSLKSADEAAEGFGVGSEGELGGEQEPIEAPLGPMTPVEMLLHDSMKLSGGGLLVGPPEQQRKSSILNPTVLPAGLAQVLSAFQAQQNTATAQPQLLIPLSSIPSYSAAMDTNPLLGTTYKKFPYPSMAEISSLAAQTQFTEEQIKVWFSAQRLKHGVSWTPEEVEEARRKQFNGTVHTVPQTITVIPAHQLSAAANGLQSILQTCQIVGQPGLVFTQVGPGGNLPVTSPITLTVAGLPSQSQSSSRVPCQPTPTNSELKRGTTVQPPSLSPQENSALSADTFNMRPKKSKEQLAELKASYLKNHFVTDAEIARLMKLTNLTKGEIKKWFSDTRYNQRNSKNSHVIVFHDGGGRGGGSCSSTASTTIVIDSSDDVTPTSPHPPRTPPVKEKETRPKTWNPFPDFTLQKFKEKTPEQLVVLEESFEKSSTPSDEEVNRLRTETKLTRREIDAWFTERRKMPSVSTSSPDSSEGGKMETDGAKALEGGGAGGATSSSPSATSSRKGSQTPPGSRSKQLPGSSKKDLKDKSKKSPEQLHILKSAFVRTQWPTPEEYDQLAEESGLPRPYIVSWFGDSRYSWKNGNLKWFFQYQSGSIEGPNGGGGGKMSVGRKRRGRNRGWGRSRTRKQPRRSASSADVDRSPLSKKFKTGREILKEYYLKYQFLNEQDLDELVTKTNMSYEQVREWFAEVQRRLDMGLDPFLDAAVGRTDGDEGAEEDEEESQGETSAATEEQSGTGMGDEDEGEDDEEDDGDETDDSEVWEPSRSVRKSLSVSED; this is translated from the exons ATGTCAAGCCGCCGGAAATCTACCACACCTTGCATGGTGCTGCCCTCTGATGTggtggagcaggaggaggtggaggagaaagcagaaaagacaaaggaggaagaggcaggggaggatgaggaggggaAGGTGAAGGAGGGAGCGGAGGAGGAGCCGACTGCAGATGAGCTGGGTCAGGCTGTAGTGGTTGTGCCGGCTCCACCAGAGTCAG ATGAACCCAGTGTCTCTACTGGAGACGACAGTGAAGCCATCAGTCCCTCACTGAAGCGCAGCGCTACAAATCCTCCAGAGGATCCGAGCAGCGACCAGCCAATCGAGGAGCAACAGAGTGATGCACCTGAGGAGGCAGGAGCTGACCCTGCAGCAGTTTCTGCTATCTCTCTCAGCAAGACACCGATCATGAGGATGAAGACCAAATCTGAACCCAAAAGGATCGCTGTGTCCTTGAAATCGGCTGATGAGGCAGCAGAGGGATTTGGAGTAGGTAGCGAGGGAGAGTtgggaggagagcaggagcCCATTGAAGCACCATTAGGGCCAATGACGCCTGTGGAGATGCTGCTGCACGACTCCATGAAGCTCAGTGGAGGAGGCTTGCTGGTTGGACCACCTGAACAGCAGAGGAAATCATCTATTTTAAACCCCACTGTTCTGCCTGCTGGTCTGGCACAG GTGCTTTCTGCCTTCCAGGCCCAGCAGAATACTGCAACAGCTCAGCCTCAGCTCCTGATTCCCCTCAGCAGCATCCCCTCCTACAGTGCAGCTATGGACACCAACCCTCTGCTGGGCACCACTTACAAGAAGTTTCCTTACCCGTCCATGGCTGAGATCAGCAGCCTGGCAGCACAGACGCAGTTCACAGAGGAGCAGATTAAG GTGTGGTTCTCAGCCCAGCGACTGAAGCACGGTGTCAGCTGGACTCCAGAAGAAGTGGAGGAGGCCAGGAGGAAACAGTTTAACGGCACCGTGCACACAGTGCCTCAGACCATCACTGTAATACCTGCTCACCAACTCTCAGCTGCTGCTAACGGTCTGCAGTCTATTCTTCAGACCTGCCAGATAGTGGGCCAGCCTGGTCTCGTGTTCACACAG GTTGGACCAGGGGGGAACCTTCCAGTCACCAGTCCCATCACACTGACAGTGGCAGGGTTACCCAGTCAGTCCCAGAGCTCCAGCAGAGTTCCCTGTCAACCAACCCCAACAAACAGCGAGCTGAAACGGGGTACCACTGTCCAGCCTCCATCTCTGTCTCCACAG GAGAACTCAGCCCTCAGCGCTGACACTTTTAATATGCGACCTAAGAAATCCAAAGAGCAGCTGGCAGAGCTGAAAGCCAGCTACCTGAAAAACCACTTTGTCACTGATGCTGAAATTGCCCGGTTGATGAAACTCACCAACTTGACAAAGGGAGAGATCAAAAAATGGTTCAGTGACACCCGGTACAACCAGCGCAACTCCAAGAACAGCCATGTCATTGTTTTCCATGATGGCGGGGGTAGAGGAGGGGGCAGCTGTAGCAGCACTGCGAGCACCACCATTGTTATTGACTCGAGTGACGATGTGACCCCCACATCTCCTCATCCTCCACGCACTCCACCTGTGAAGGAGAAGGAGACCCGGCCTAAAACATGGAACCCGTTCCCAGACTTTACTCTGCAGAAGTTTAAGGAGAAGACACCGGAGCAGCTGGTGGTGCTAGAGGAGAGTTTTGAGAAGAGCAGCACCCCATCAGATGAAGAAGTGAACCGCCTGAGGACAGAGACTAAACTGACACGGAGGGAGATTGACGCCTGGTTCACTGAGAGACGAAAAATGCCATCTGTCAGTACCTCCTCTCCAGATTCTTCTGAGGGAGGAAAAATGGAAACAGATGGAGCAAAAGCATtagaaggaggaggagcaggaggagcaaCCTCTTCTTCTCCATCTGCTACATCATCTCGGAAGGGCAGTCAGACTCCTCCTGGGAGTCGCAGTAAGCAGCTGCCCGGCAGCAGCAAGAAAGACCTAAAAGACAAAAGTAAAAAGTCTCCGGAGCAGCTCCACATTCTGAAAAGTGCCTTTGTGCGGACCCAGTGGCCCACACCAGAGGAGTACGATCAGCTGGCAGAGGAGAGCGGTCTTCCTCGGCCCTACATCGTCAGCTGGTTCGGAGACTCTCGCTACTCCTGGAAGAACGGAAACCTGAAATGGTTCTTTCAGTACCAAAGTGGAAGCATCGAAGGACCAaatggaggaggtggtggtaaAATGAGTGTCGGCCGTAAAAGACGTGGCAGAAATCGCGGTTGGGGACGATCTCGAACCAGGAAGCAGCCAAGGAGGTCGGCCTCCAGCGCAGATGTCGATAGGTCACCTCtgtcaaagaaattcaagacTGGGAGGGAGATCCTGAAGGAGTACTACCTGAAGTACCAGTTCCTCAATGAGCAAGATCTGGATGAGCTTGTCACCAAGACCAACATGAGCTATGAACAG GTCAGGGAGTGGTTTGCTGAGGTCCAGCGACGTTTGGACATGGGTTTGGATCCCTTCCTAGATGCGGCTGTTGGCAGGACGGATGGAGACGAAGGagctgaggaggatgaagaggagtcACAGGGAGAGACGTCAGCGGCCACGGAGGAGCAGAGCGGGACAGGTATGGGAGATGAAGATGAAGGGGAAGACGATGAAGAGGATGATGGCGATGAAACAGACGACAGTGAGGTTTGGGAGCCGTCGCGTAGCGTCAGGAAGTCTTTGTCCGTTTCTGAAGACTAG